The following are encoded in a window of Cyprinus carpio isolate SPL01 chromosome A13, ASM1834038v1, whole genome shotgun sequence genomic DNA:
- the LOC109100803 gene encoding cadherin-related family member 1 isoform X2, whose amino-acid sequence MKNDMEIQFSSVLLLAHFCFAQTDYAPYFYDNGPNSNNGNMALLNLSEDTPKGTQIYVLNGTDPEGQPVKYGMTFEPGSKEYFRVHPKSGAVTLIEELDREAQDEIEVFVSISDGLNKVAEKVSVFVMDANDERPQFQNMPSIVDVPENTTSGNSIYKVQAVDRDTGSGGSVSYFLQSSEPSTKFSIDHHSGVLRIKPGETLDYEKSRTHFITVVAKDGGGIYKGKHQVMSSSATLTINVIDIQDTPPVFVGTPYFGYVYEVSSPGSEIFTVFAKDGDMDNPNPIMYSIDSGADGVFAINKTSGCIILKVYPADLRREVYNIKVKALEVSPEAKRLDFAVTTVTIRVVDLNNHPPTFFGENGPQNVFELTMYEHPPEGEFLRGLKITVNDSDQGSNAKFHLRLVGPGRMLRVVPQTVLNEAQVTVLVEDSAAMDFEKSQFLTFKLLAVEIDTPERFSATADIIIHLLDTNDNAPKFSSDFYIARIPENSPGGSSVVSVTATDPDSGLWGVVKYSIYGSGADLFLIQPDSGIIYTQPWASLDAEVKSKYNFYVKAEDTDGKYSLAEVFVTIMDLNDHSPAFNENSLEKTMVIGAPVKIEAIDEDAEEPNNVIEYSIMKSDPDDIFNIDADTGEIKLKPYIKSMDIVQNITNHKDCTWSVVVQAKDRGSPSFSTTTVVKIDITEATQLKGPLTSFLMKSRENPLQLLGLISGVIIIMVLVTVFISTIIYMRNVKSNKILPSRRIIKRKRKPRRQDDFQQPFREEHYGGKFRNEDLESPSADNINFNNNVKVCSHRVPPSPPNVPVMPPPLPTHYRHGERGWTVPTVSASVASKTKKRSHRGKDNPVNTALVSELKLRLEQKNMANRY is encoded by the exons ATGAAGAATGACATGGAAATTCAGTTTTCATCTGTTCTTCTGCTAGCACATTTCTGCTTTG CACAGACTGATTACGCACCCTATTTCTATGATAATGGGCCTAACAGTAACAACGGTAATATGGCACTGTTAAATCTCTCAGAGGACACGCCAAAAG GAACACAGATATATGTTCTTAATGGAACTGACCCAGAAGGCCAGCCAGTAAAGTATGGAATGACCTTTGAACCTGGATCCAAAGAATATTTTCGTGTTCATCCCAAATCTGGAGCAGTAACTCTAATAGAGGAACTTGACAGAGAG GCACAAGATGAGATTGAAGTCTTTGTCAGTATCTCAGATGGCCTTAATAAA GTAGCTGAAAAGGTTTCAGTTTTTGTCATGGATGCCAATGATGAGAGACCACAGTTTCAGAACATGCCTTCCATTGTAGATGTGCCTGAG aaCACTACATCTGGCAATAGCATCTACAAAGTGCAGGCAGTGGACAGAGACACCGGCTCAGGGGGATCAGTCTCTTACTTCCTCCAG AGCAGTGAACCGAGCACAAAGTTTTCCATTGACCATCATAGTGGCGTGTTGCGGATAAAACCAGGTGAAACCCTCGATTATGAGAAATCCCGCACACATTTCATCACTGTGGTGGCAAAG GATGGAGGCGGTATTTACAAGGGCAAGCACCAAGTGATGTCATCGTCTGCCACTTTGACTATAAATGTAATTGACATTCAAGACACTCCTCCTGTGTTTGTTGGGACTCCTTACTTTGGATATGTCTATGAGGTCTCCTCACCT GGATCTGAGATATTTACAGTTTTTGCCAAAGATGGAGACATGGATAATCCAAATCCAATCATGTATTCAATAGATTCTG GAGCAGATGGTGTTTTTGCCATTAATAAAACCAGTGGATGTATCATTCTGAAGGTGTATCCAGCAGACCTGAGGAGAGAAGTCTATAATATTAAAGTCAAG GCTTTAGAGGTTAGTCCGGAAGCAAAACGCTTGGACTTTGCAGTCACCACAGTGACCATTCGGGTAGTGGATCTGAACAACCATCCACCCACATTCTTTGGAGAGAATGGACCACAGAACGTGTTTGAGTTAACTATGTATGAGCATCCTCCAGAGGGAGAGTTCCTGAGAGGCTTGAAAATAACAGTCAATGACTCCGACCAg GGATCAAATGCAAAATTTCACCTCAGACTGGTGGGCCCAGGCCGCATGCTACGAGTGGTTCCTCAAACCGTCCTGAATGAAGCCCAAGTCACTGTCCTGGTAGAGGATTCTGCTGCAATGGATTTTGAAAAATCACAATTCCTGACATTTAAG CTCCTCGCTGTAGAGATTGACACCCCTGAGAGATTCAGTGCCACGGCAGACATAATCATTCATCTGCTAGACACCAATGATAATGCTCCCAAATTCTCCTCTGATTTTTACATCGCCCGGATTCCAGAAAATTCACCCGGAGGATCTAGTGTTGTGTCTGTGACA GCCACAGATCCTGATTCTGGTCTTTGGGGTGTAGTTAAATACTCCATCTATGGCTCAGGAGCGGACCT GTTTCTCATTCAGCCTGATTCTGGAATCATCTACACTCAGCCCTGGGCTAGTCTGGACGCCGAAGTCAAATCCAAGTATAACTTCTATGTGAAAGCCGAAGACACTGACGGAAAATACAGCCTTGCAGAAGTCTTTGTTACTATTATGGACCTCAATGACCATTCACCAGCTTTTAATGAAAACTCTCTGGAGAAGACAATGGTGATTGGTGCACCAGTGAAAATAGAG GCGATTGATGAAGATGCAGAAGAGCCCAATAATGTCATTGAATACTCCATCATGAAGTCTGATCCAGATGACATATTTAACATTGATGCAGACACGGGAGAAATAAAACTGAAGCCGTACATCAAATCCATGGACATAGTCCAGAATATTACCAATCACAAAGACTGTACCTGGTCTGTGGTTGTTCAAGCCAAGGACAGAGGTTCACCTTCCTTCAGCACCACCACGGTGGTTAAGATTGACATCACAGAAGCG ACTCAACTCAAGGGACCTTTGACGTCCTTTTTAATGAAAAGTAGGGAAAATCCCTTGCAATTGCTAGGCTTGATCAGTGGTGTCATTATAATTATGGTTTTAGTAACAGTCTTCATCTCTACTATTATATACATGAGGAATGTAAAGTCCAACAAGATCTTACCCTCCCGTCGCATTATAAAAAGAAAGCGTAAACCCCGAAGACAAGACGACTTCCAGCAACCGTTCAGAGAGGAACATTATGGAGGTAAGTTTAGAAATGAGGATCTGGAGAGCCCTTCAGCAGACAATATCAACTTTAACAATAACGTCAAAGTGTGTTCTCATCGAGTCCCTCCATCGCCTCCTAATGTCCCCGTCATGCCCCCGCCGTTGCCAACTCACTATAGACATGGTGAACGGGGTTGGACGGTACCTACAGTTTCTGCCTCAGTGGCCTCCAAGACAAAGAAAAGATCTCATAGGGGTAAAGACAATCCTGTAAACACAGCACTGGTTTCTGAACTCAAACTTAGACTGGAACAGAAAAACATGGCAAACCGATACTGA
- the LOC109100803 gene encoding cadherin-related family member 1 isoform X1, with protein MKNDMEIQFSSVLLLAHFCFVGAQTDYAPYFYDNGPNSNNGNMALLNLSEDTPKGTQIYVLNGTDPEGQPVKYGMTFEPGSKEYFRVHPKSGAVTLIEELDREAQDEIEVFVSISDGLNKVAEKVSVFVMDANDERPQFQNMPSIVDVPENTTSGNSIYKVQAVDRDTGSGGSVSYFLQSSEPSTKFSIDHHSGVLRIKPGETLDYEKSRTHFITVVAKDGGGIYKGKHQVMSSSATLTINVIDIQDTPPVFVGTPYFGYVYEVSSPGSEIFTVFAKDGDMDNPNPIMYSIDSGADGVFAINKTSGCIILKVYPADLRREVYNIKVKALEVSPEAKRLDFAVTTVTIRVVDLNNHPPTFFGENGPQNVFELTMYEHPPEGEFLRGLKITVNDSDQGSNAKFHLRLVGPGRMLRVVPQTVLNEAQVTVLVEDSAAMDFEKSQFLTFKLLAVEIDTPERFSATADIIIHLLDTNDNAPKFSSDFYIARIPENSPGGSSVVSVTATDPDSGLWGVVKYSIYGSGADLFLIQPDSGIIYTQPWASLDAEVKSKYNFYVKAEDTDGKYSLAEVFVTIMDLNDHSPAFNENSLEKTMVIGAPVKIEAIDEDAEEPNNVIEYSIMKSDPDDIFNIDADTGEIKLKPYIKSMDIVQNITNHKDCTWSVVVQAKDRGSPSFSTTTVVKIDITEATQLKGPLTSFLMKSRENPLQLLGLISGVIIIMVLVTVFISTIIYMRNVKSNKILPSRRIIKRKRKPRRQDDFQQPFREEHYGGKFRNEDLESPSADNINFNNNVKVCSHRVPPSPPNVPVMPPPLPTHYRHGERGWTVPTVSASVASKTKKRSHRGKDNPVNTALVSELKLRLEQKNMANRY; from the exons ATGAAGAATGACATGGAAATTCAGTTTTCATCTGTTCTTCTGCTAGCACATTTCTGCTTTG TAGGAG CACAGACTGATTACGCACCCTATTTCTATGATAATGGGCCTAACAGTAACAACGGTAATATGGCACTGTTAAATCTCTCAGAGGACACGCCAAAAG GAACACAGATATATGTTCTTAATGGAACTGACCCAGAAGGCCAGCCAGTAAAGTATGGAATGACCTTTGAACCTGGATCCAAAGAATATTTTCGTGTTCATCCCAAATCTGGAGCAGTAACTCTAATAGAGGAACTTGACAGAGAG GCACAAGATGAGATTGAAGTCTTTGTCAGTATCTCAGATGGCCTTAATAAA GTAGCTGAAAAGGTTTCAGTTTTTGTCATGGATGCCAATGATGAGAGACCACAGTTTCAGAACATGCCTTCCATTGTAGATGTGCCTGAG aaCACTACATCTGGCAATAGCATCTACAAAGTGCAGGCAGTGGACAGAGACACCGGCTCAGGGGGATCAGTCTCTTACTTCCTCCAG AGCAGTGAACCGAGCACAAAGTTTTCCATTGACCATCATAGTGGCGTGTTGCGGATAAAACCAGGTGAAACCCTCGATTATGAGAAATCCCGCACACATTTCATCACTGTGGTGGCAAAG GATGGAGGCGGTATTTACAAGGGCAAGCACCAAGTGATGTCATCGTCTGCCACTTTGACTATAAATGTAATTGACATTCAAGACACTCCTCCTGTGTTTGTTGGGACTCCTTACTTTGGATATGTCTATGAGGTCTCCTCACCT GGATCTGAGATATTTACAGTTTTTGCCAAAGATGGAGACATGGATAATCCAAATCCAATCATGTATTCAATAGATTCTG GAGCAGATGGTGTTTTTGCCATTAATAAAACCAGTGGATGTATCATTCTGAAGGTGTATCCAGCAGACCTGAGGAGAGAAGTCTATAATATTAAAGTCAAG GCTTTAGAGGTTAGTCCGGAAGCAAAACGCTTGGACTTTGCAGTCACCACAGTGACCATTCGGGTAGTGGATCTGAACAACCATCCACCCACATTCTTTGGAGAGAATGGACCACAGAACGTGTTTGAGTTAACTATGTATGAGCATCCTCCAGAGGGAGAGTTCCTGAGAGGCTTGAAAATAACAGTCAATGACTCCGACCAg GGATCAAATGCAAAATTTCACCTCAGACTGGTGGGCCCAGGCCGCATGCTACGAGTGGTTCCTCAAACCGTCCTGAATGAAGCCCAAGTCACTGTCCTGGTAGAGGATTCTGCTGCAATGGATTTTGAAAAATCACAATTCCTGACATTTAAG CTCCTCGCTGTAGAGATTGACACCCCTGAGAGATTCAGTGCCACGGCAGACATAATCATTCATCTGCTAGACACCAATGATAATGCTCCCAAATTCTCCTCTGATTTTTACATCGCCCGGATTCCAGAAAATTCACCCGGAGGATCTAGTGTTGTGTCTGTGACA GCCACAGATCCTGATTCTGGTCTTTGGGGTGTAGTTAAATACTCCATCTATGGCTCAGGAGCGGACCT GTTTCTCATTCAGCCTGATTCTGGAATCATCTACACTCAGCCCTGGGCTAGTCTGGACGCCGAAGTCAAATCCAAGTATAACTTCTATGTGAAAGCCGAAGACACTGACGGAAAATACAGCCTTGCAGAAGTCTTTGTTACTATTATGGACCTCAATGACCATTCACCAGCTTTTAATGAAAACTCTCTGGAGAAGACAATGGTGATTGGTGCACCAGTGAAAATAGAG GCGATTGATGAAGATGCAGAAGAGCCCAATAATGTCATTGAATACTCCATCATGAAGTCTGATCCAGATGACATATTTAACATTGATGCAGACACGGGAGAAATAAAACTGAAGCCGTACATCAAATCCATGGACATAGTCCAGAATATTACCAATCACAAAGACTGTACCTGGTCTGTGGTTGTTCAAGCCAAGGACAGAGGTTCACCTTCCTTCAGCACCACCACGGTGGTTAAGATTGACATCACAGAAGCG ACTCAACTCAAGGGACCTTTGACGTCCTTTTTAATGAAAAGTAGGGAAAATCCCTTGCAATTGCTAGGCTTGATCAGTGGTGTCATTATAATTATGGTTTTAGTAACAGTCTTCATCTCTACTATTATATACATGAGGAATGTAAAGTCCAACAAGATCTTACCCTCCCGTCGCATTATAAAAAGAAAGCGTAAACCCCGAAGACAAGACGACTTCCAGCAACCGTTCAGAGAGGAACATTATGGAGGTAAGTTTAGAAATGAGGATCTGGAGAGCCCTTCAGCAGACAATATCAACTTTAACAATAACGTCAAAGTGTGTTCTCATCGAGTCCCTCCATCGCCTCCTAATGTCCCCGTCATGCCCCCGCCGTTGCCAACTCACTATAGACATGGTGAACGGGGTTGGACGGTACCTACAGTTTCTGCCTCAGTGGCCTCCAAGACAAAGAAAAGATCTCATAGGGGTAAAGACAATCCTGTAAACACAGCACTGGTTTCTGAACTCAAACTTAGACTGGAACAGAAAAACATGGCAAACCGATACTGA
- the LOC109100803 gene encoding cadherin-related family member 1 isoform X3 translates to MALLNLSEDTPKGTQIYVLNGTDPEGQPVKYGMTFEPGSKEYFRVHPKSGAVTLIEELDREAQDEIEVFVSISDGLNKVAEKVSVFVMDANDERPQFQNMPSIVDVPENTTSGNSIYKVQAVDRDTGSGGSVSYFLQSSEPSTKFSIDHHSGVLRIKPGETLDYEKSRTHFITVVAKDGGGIYKGKHQVMSSSATLTINVIDIQDTPPVFVGTPYFGYVYEVSSPGSEIFTVFAKDGDMDNPNPIMYSIDSGADGVFAINKTSGCIILKVYPADLRREVYNIKVKALEVSPEAKRLDFAVTTVTIRVVDLNNHPPTFFGENGPQNVFELTMYEHPPEGEFLRGLKITVNDSDQGSNAKFHLRLVGPGRMLRVVPQTVLNEAQVTVLVEDSAAMDFEKSQFLTFKLLAVEIDTPERFSATADIIIHLLDTNDNAPKFSSDFYIARIPENSPGGSSVVSVTATDPDSGLWGVVKYSIYGSGADLFLIQPDSGIIYTQPWASLDAEVKSKYNFYVKAEDTDGKYSLAEVFVTIMDLNDHSPAFNENSLEKTMVIGAPVKIEAIDEDAEEPNNVIEYSIMKSDPDDIFNIDADTGEIKLKPYIKSMDIVQNITNHKDCTWSVVVQAKDRGSPSFSTTTVVKIDITEATQLKGPLTSFLMKSRENPLQLLGLISGVIIIMVLVTVFISTIIYMRNVKSNKILPSRRIIKRKRKPRRQDDFQQPFREEHYGGKFRNEDLESPSADNINFNNNVKVCSHRVPPSPPNVPVMPPPLPTHYRHGERGWTVPTVSASVASKTKKRSHRGKDNPVNTALVSELKLRLEQKNMANRY, encoded by the exons ATGGCACTGTTAAATCTCTCAGAGGACACGCCAAAAG GAACACAGATATATGTTCTTAATGGAACTGACCCAGAAGGCCAGCCAGTAAAGTATGGAATGACCTTTGAACCTGGATCCAAAGAATATTTTCGTGTTCATCCCAAATCTGGAGCAGTAACTCTAATAGAGGAACTTGACAGAGAG GCACAAGATGAGATTGAAGTCTTTGTCAGTATCTCAGATGGCCTTAATAAA GTAGCTGAAAAGGTTTCAGTTTTTGTCATGGATGCCAATGATGAGAGACCACAGTTTCAGAACATGCCTTCCATTGTAGATGTGCCTGAG aaCACTACATCTGGCAATAGCATCTACAAAGTGCAGGCAGTGGACAGAGACACCGGCTCAGGGGGATCAGTCTCTTACTTCCTCCAG AGCAGTGAACCGAGCACAAAGTTTTCCATTGACCATCATAGTGGCGTGTTGCGGATAAAACCAGGTGAAACCCTCGATTATGAGAAATCCCGCACACATTTCATCACTGTGGTGGCAAAG GATGGAGGCGGTATTTACAAGGGCAAGCACCAAGTGATGTCATCGTCTGCCACTTTGACTATAAATGTAATTGACATTCAAGACACTCCTCCTGTGTTTGTTGGGACTCCTTACTTTGGATATGTCTATGAGGTCTCCTCACCT GGATCTGAGATATTTACAGTTTTTGCCAAAGATGGAGACATGGATAATCCAAATCCAATCATGTATTCAATAGATTCTG GAGCAGATGGTGTTTTTGCCATTAATAAAACCAGTGGATGTATCATTCTGAAGGTGTATCCAGCAGACCTGAGGAGAGAAGTCTATAATATTAAAGTCAAG GCTTTAGAGGTTAGTCCGGAAGCAAAACGCTTGGACTTTGCAGTCACCACAGTGACCATTCGGGTAGTGGATCTGAACAACCATCCACCCACATTCTTTGGAGAGAATGGACCACAGAACGTGTTTGAGTTAACTATGTATGAGCATCCTCCAGAGGGAGAGTTCCTGAGAGGCTTGAAAATAACAGTCAATGACTCCGACCAg GGATCAAATGCAAAATTTCACCTCAGACTGGTGGGCCCAGGCCGCATGCTACGAGTGGTTCCTCAAACCGTCCTGAATGAAGCCCAAGTCACTGTCCTGGTAGAGGATTCTGCTGCAATGGATTTTGAAAAATCACAATTCCTGACATTTAAG CTCCTCGCTGTAGAGATTGACACCCCTGAGAGATTCAGTGCCACGGCAGACATAATCATTCATCTGCTAGACACCAATGATAATGCTCCCAAATTCTCCTCTGATTTTTACATCGCCCGGATTCCAGAAAATTCACCCGGAGGATCTAGTGTTGTGTCTGTGACA GCCACAGATCCTGATTCTGGTCTTTGGGGTGTAGTTAAATACTCCATCTATGGCTCAGGAGCGGACCT GTTTCTCATTCAGCCTGATTCTGGAATCATCTACACTCAGCCCTGGGCTAGTCTGGACGCCGAAGTCAAATCCAAGTATAACTTCTATGTGAAAGCCGAAGACACTGACGGAAAATACAGCCTTGCAGAAGTCTTTGTTACTATTATGGACCTCAATGACCATTCACCAGCTTTTAATGAAAACTCTCTGGAGAAGACAATGGTGATTGGTGCACCAGTGAAAATAGAG GCGATTGATGAAGATGCAGAAGAGCCCAATAATGTCATTGAATACTCCATCATGAAGTCTGATCCAGATGACATATTTAACATTGATGCAGACACGGGAGAAATAAAACTGAAGCCGTACATCAAATCCATGGACATAGTCCAGAATATTACCAATCACAAAGACTGTACCTGGTCTGTGGTTGTTCAAGCCAAGGACAGAGGTTCACCTTCCTTCAGCACCACCACGGTGGTTAAGATTGACATCACAGAAGCG ACTCAACTCAAGGGACCTTTGACGTCCTTTTTAATGAAAAGTAGGGAAAATCCCTTGCAATTGCTAGGCTTGATCAGTGGTGTCATTATAATTATGGTTTTAGTAACAGTCTTCATCTCTACTATTATATACATGAGGAATGTAAAGTCCAACAAGATCTTACCCTCCCGTCGCATTATAAAAAGAAAGCGTAAACCCCGAAGACAAGACGACTTCCAGCAACCGTTCAGAGAGGAACATTATGGAGGTAAGTTTAGAAATGAGGATCTGGAGAGCCCTTCAGCAGACAATATCAACTTTAACAATAACGTCAAAGTGTGTTCTCATCGAGTCCCTCCATCGCCTCCTAATGTCCCCGTCATGCCCCCGCCGTTGCCAACTCACTATAGACATGGTGAACGGGGTTGGACGGTACCTACAGTTTCTGCCTCAGTGGCCTCCAAGACAAAGAAAAGATCTCATAGGGGTAAAGACAATCCTGTAAACACAGCACTGGTTTCTGAACTCAAACTTAGACTGGAACAGAAAAACATGGCAAACCGATACTGA
- the LOC109100803 gene encoding cadherin-related family member 1 isoform X4: MKNDMEIQFSSVLLLAHFCFVGAQTDYAPYFYDNGPNSNNGNMALLNLSEDTPKGTQIYVLNGTDPEGQPVKYGMTFEPGSKEYFRVHPKSGAVTLIEELDREAQDEIEVFVSISDGLNKVAEKVSVFVMDANDERPQFQNMPSIVDVPENTTSGNSIYKVQAVDRDTGSGGSVSYFLQSSEPSTKFSIDHHSGVLRIKPGETLDYEKSRTHFITVVAKDGGGIYKGKHQVMSSSATLTINVIDIQDTPPVFVGTPYFGYVYEVSSPGSEIFTVFAKDGDMDNPNPIMYSIDSGADGVFAINKTSGCIILKVYPADLRREVYNIKVKALEVSPEAKRLDFAVTTVTIRVVDLNNHPPTFFGENGPQNVFELTMYEHPPEGEFLRGLKITVNDSDQGSNAKFHLRLVGPGRMLRVVPQTVLNEAQVTVLVEDSAAMDFEKSQFLTFKLLAVEIDTPERFSATADIIIHLLDTNDNAPKFSSDFYIARIPENSPGGSSVVSVTATDPDSGLWGVVKYSIYGSGADLFLIQPDSGIIYTQPWASLDAEVKSKYNFYVKAEDTDGKYSLAEVFVTIMDLNDHSPAFNENSLEKTMVIGAPVKIEAIDEDAEEPNNVIEYSIMKSDPDDIFNIDADTGEIKLKPYIKSMDIVQNITNHKDCTWSVVVQAKDRGSPSFSTTTVVKIDITEAIKSRMISYFLSLRTRPWTVFSICLSIVVLAICLTIFISTIIFWKSVKKSRVQPRGKIRKIIRRP; this comes from the exons ATGAAGAATGACATGGAAATTCAGTTTTCATCTGTTCTTCTGCTAGCACATTTCTGCTTTG TAGGAG CACAGACTGATTACGCACCCTATTTCTATGATAATGGGCCTAACAGTAACAACGGTAATATGGCACTGTTAAATCTCTCAGAGGACACGCCAAAAG GAACACAGATATATGTTCTTAATGGAACTGACCCAGAAGGCCAGCCAGTAAAGTATGGAATGACCTTTGAACCTGGATCCAAAGAATATTTTCGTGTTCATCCCAAATCTGGAGCAGTAACTCTAATAGAGGAACTTGACAGAGAG GCACAAGATGAGATTGAAGTCTTTGTCAGTATCTCAGATGGCCTTAATAAA GTAGCTGAAAAGGTTTCAGTTTTTGTCATGGATGCCAATGATGAGAGACCACAGTTTCAGAACATGCCTTCCATTGTAGATGTGCCTGAG aaCACTACATCTGGCAATAGCATCTACAAAGTGCAGGCAGTGGACAGAGACACCGGCTCAGGGGGATCAGTCTCTTACTTCCTCCAG AGCAGTGAACCGAGCACAAAGTTTTCCATTGACCATCATAGTGGCGTGTTGCGGATAAAACCAGGTGAAACCCTCGATTATGAGAAATCCCGCACACATTTCATCACTGTGGTGGCAAAG GATGGAGGCGGTATTTACAAGGGCAAGCACCAAGTGATGTCATCGTCTGCCACTTTGACTATAAATGTAATTGACATTCAAGACACTCCTCCTGTGTTTGTTGGGACTCCTTACTTTGGATATGTCTATGAGGTCTCCTCACCT GGATCTGAGATATTTACAGTTTTTGCCAAAGATGGAGACATGGATAATCCAAATCCAATCATGTATTCAATAGATTCTG GAGCAGATGGTGTTTTTGCCATTAATAAAACCAGTGGATGTATCATTCTGAAGGTGTATCCAGCAGACCTGAGGAGAGAAGTCTATAATATTAAAGTCAAG GCTTTAGAGGTTAGTCCGGAAGCAAAACGCTTGGACTTTGCAGTCACCACAGTGACCATTCGGGTAGTGGATCTGAACAACCATCCACCCACATTCTTTGGAGAGAATGGACCACAGAACGTGTTTGAGTTAACTATGTATGAGCATCCTCCAGAGGGAGAGTTCCTGAGAGGCTTGAAAATAACAGTCAATGACTCCGACCAg GGATCAAATGCAAAATTTCACCTCAGACTGGTGGGCCCAGGCCGCATGCTACGAGTGGTTCCTCAAACCGTCCTGAATGAAGCCCAAGTCACTGTCCTGGTAGAGGATTCTGCTGCAATGGATTTTGAAAAATCACAATTCCTGACATTTAAG CTCCTCGCTGTAGAGATTGACACCCCTGAGAGATTCAGTGCCACGGCAGACATAATCATTCATCTGCTAGACACCAATGATAATGCTCCCAAATTCTCCTCTGATTTTTACATCGCCCGGATTCCAGAAAATTCACCCGGAGGATCTAGTGTTGTGTCTGTGACA GCCACAGATCCTGATTCTGGTCTTTGGGGTGTAGTTAAATACTCCATCTATGGCTCAGGAGCGGACCT GTTTCTCATTCAGCCTGATTCTGGAATCATCTACACTCAGCCCTGGGCTAGTCTGGACGCCGAAGTCAAATCCAAGTATAACTTCTATGTGAAAGCCGAAGACACTGACGGAAAATACAGCCTTGCAGAAGTCTTTGTTACTATTATGGACCTCAATGACCATTCACCAGCTTTTAATGAAAACTCTCTGGAGAAGACAATGGTGATTGGTGCACCAGTGAAAATAGAG GCGATTGATGAAGATGCAGAAGAGCCCAATAATGTCATTGAATACTCCATCATGAAGTCTGATCCAGATGACATATTTAACATTGATGCAGACACGGGAGAAATAAAACTGAAGCCGTACATCAAATCCATGGACATAGTCCAGAATATTACCAATCACAAAGACTGTACCTGGTCTGTGGTTGTTCAAGCCAAGGACAGAGGTTCACCTTCCTTCAGCACCACCACGGTGGTTAAGATTGACATCACAGAAGCG ATCAAATCCAGAATGATTTCATACTTCTTGAGTCTGAGAACTCGGCCCtggactgttttcagcatttgtttGAGCATTGTAGTCCTCGCCATCTGTCTGACCATTTTCATATCCACCATAATTTTCTGGAAATCTGTGAAAAAGTCCCGGGTCCAGCCAAGGGGCAAGATCAGAAAGATTATTAGGAGGCCCTGA